The following proteins are co-located in the Carassius gibelio isolate Cgi1373 ecotype wild population from Czech Republic chromosome A9, carGib1.2-hapl.c, whole genome shotgun sequence genome:
- the LOC128019644 gene encoding inner centromere protein-like isoform X2, whose translation MDLGHVMWSDDLEKGDQHPPLGPLPPLVGRRGPGKQSSMAVYRQNLHDPEDTTETQTGITRGCLPLELREWQGGQAVGTLIMGPDGEIIRLSLWDPAVDTEDHPIMGDVTQGHVLKVVTSEGDLKQPWTAFTQGHDTDEEEDTTSNTEETTSNTERLDSSHEKFKVNKTAEKMNAKKRQHPLGSHNKTVRKRQVFKISSHEETNAEEKEEQLEDEEEEEEEEEQEEVDEEEEDEDENEENGSDNKPVNKARVFKVKAHAHQNNAEDDFSSDRQRIQKERVIKLRLHAEQTKAKRKKIHLGADNQIIQDEQVYKVRSRAKQTNAKKDDCLGADSEIIQEEKVFKVRSRAKQTNAKRKDDCLGADSEIMHETQTFKERSHAKRTKAKRKEDCFGSDSEIIQDEQIYLPEERLEEMSSSTTPQLNKTGEEATKRNRKVKATTLQPETKVTRGSRKSKGAAPAISPKSTHLSPRAHSPDSLSPEGQAEIPTGLPTEAEKGHSENTVGREYAEHMLVEEVKKNKKSNKHTGKSKGKSVQIHEDIETRNTSVLDDPTPTSKKNKKKTGKEKKEETKEETEEPTKKAQNLTVKVKKKKGQPAFVVGKPRPQDVERMAYPVDEPERLMTHEREVTTHDSEDELQNTENTPEHTYTDSEDDRDADTDPESTDTHEAHQVSPRSVYSTHRSQHSLISARSDASIHRLSQSSVRTPSMGMASHCGPCSPAPLSLICLPPQSATPPASDPTGSEPGNHVKSNEVPPNQTDKKAAALAEKAERRRLEVEKKRKEREEEKKRQQEKEVTEERMRLELEEEQRKRAEEARLQKIREEDERQRRQEEEMERQRRERAEKDRERRQQEEKRRLLERLQRERQEEEKRQAAQLERRRLEEEARKEEELRKLSEMEEAERLEYLRRQQEEEEERRKAAEERRRREEEAAMHAEEQARLQAELFVRQRAALEQHLKFQRGLFVEAEGLEQTQDISRPWIFSYFALLKLLGLDDAASEDTLKDVL comes from the exons AATGGCAGGGAGGCCAAGCGGTGGGCACCCTAATAATGGGTCCTGATGGTGAAATCATACGCTTGTCTCTCTGGGATCCCGCAGTTGACACTGAGGACCACCCAATAATGGGTGATGTCACACAAGGTCACG TTCTTAAGGTTGTGACTTCTGAGGGAGATCTGAAACAGCCTTGGACAGCCTTTACACAGGGCCACGACACAGATGAAG AAGAAGACACCACAAGTAATACTGAAGAAACTACTTCAAACACAGAACGGCTTGACTCTAGTCATGAG AAGTTTAAGGTCAATAAAACTGCAGAGAAAATGAACGCCAAGAAGAGGCAGCATCCATTAGGTTCCCACAATAAAACAGTTCGGAAGAGGCAG GTGTTTAAGATCAGCTCTCATGAAGAAACTAATGCAGAGGAGAAGGAGGAACAGttggaggatgaggaagaggaggaggaagaggaagagcaggaggaggtggatgaggaagaggaggatgaggatgagaaCGAAGAAAATGGCTCTGACAATAAACCTGTTAATAAAGCACGG GTGTTTAAGGTGAAAGCTCATGCACATCAGAACAATGCAGAGGACGATTTCAGCTCGGACCGTCAGAGAAtacagaaagaaaga GTGATTAAGCTCAGGTTACATGCAGAGCAGACTAAAGCCAAGAGGAAGAAAATTCATTTAGGTGCTGACAATCAAATAATCCAGGATGAACAG GTTTATAAGGTCAGATCTCGTGCAAAGCAGACTAATGCCAAGAAGGATGATTGTTTAGGCGCTGACAGTGAAATCATCCAGGAGGAAAAG GTGTTTAAGGTCAGATCGCGTGCAAAGCAGACTAATGCCAAGAGGAAGGATGACTGCTTGGGTGCTGACAGTGAAATAATGCATGAGACACAG ACATTTAAGGAGAGATCCCATGCAAAGCGGACTAAAGCCAAGAGGAAGGAGGATTGCTTCGGCTCTGACAGTGAAATAATTCAGGATGAACAG ATCTATTTACCTGAGGAGAGATTAGAGGAAATGAGCAGCTCAACGACTCCCCAGCTCAACAAAACCG GGGAGGAGGCCACTAAAAGAAACCGTAAAGTAAAGGCAACAACTTTACAGCCGGAAACAAAGGTGACACGGGGGTCAAGGAAGTCCAAAGGTGCTGCGCCTGCTATCAGCCCTAAATCAACACATCTCTCTCCCAGAGCACATTCACCGGACTCGTTGTCTCCTGAAGGGCAGGCAGAAATCCCGACAGGATTACCAACGGAGGCAGA AAAAGGTCATTCTGAAAACACAGTTGGAAGAGAATACGCAGAACATATGCTGGTGGAGGaagtgaagaaaaataaaaagtctaataAGCACACAGGCAAATCGAAAGGGAAAAGTGTTCAAATTCATGAAGACATTGAAACCCGGAATACCAGTGTTCTTGATGATCCCACTCCTACTTCAAAGAAA aataaaaagaaaacaggaaaagagaaaaaagaagagactAAAGAGGAAACGGAAGAGCCTACAAAAAAAGCCCAGAATTTGACagttaaagttaaaaagaaaaagggTCAACCAGCATTTGTTGTAG GAAAACCTCGGCCACAGGATGTTGAACGGATGGCATATCCAGTGGATGAGCCCGAGAGACTGATGACCCACGAGAGAGAGGTGACGACTCACGACTCAGAGGATGAACTACAAAACACTGAGAACACTCCAGAACACACCTACACTGACTCTGAAGATGACAGGGACGCTGATACAGACCCAGAGAGTACAGACACACATGAAGCACACCAAGTCTCTCCCAGATCAGTTTACAGCACTCACAGATCCCAGCACTCACTCATTTCAGCTCGTTCAGATGCCAGCATTCACAGACTCTCACAGAGCTCCGTCAGAACCCCCTCAATGGGCATGGCGTCCCACTGCGGCCCGTGCAGCCCAGCACCCCTGTCTCTCATCTGCCTGCCTCCTCAGTCAGCAACACCTCCTGCCTCAGACCCTACTGGATCTGAGCCAGGCAATCAT GTTAAAAGCAACGAGGTTCCACCTAACCAAACCGACAAAAAAGCTGCAGCACTGGCTGAAAAGGCAGAGCGCCGTCGTCTGGAGGTGGAGAAGAAACGgaaggagagagaggaggaaaagaAGAGACAGCAAGAAAAGGAGGTGACAGAAGAGAGGATGAGGCTGGAACTGGAAGAAGAACAAAGGAAACGAGCAGAGGAAGCGAG GTTACAGAAGATCAGAGAAGAAGATGAGAGACAAAGAAGACAGGAGGAAGagatggagagacagaggagagagCGGGCAGAGAAGGACAGAGAAAGAAGACAACAGGAGGAGAAGAGGAGGCTGCTGGAACGGCTCCAGAGAGAAAGACAGGAAGAGGAGAAACGGCAGGCTG CTCAGCTGGAACGTCGGCGTTTGGAAGAGGAAGCTCGCAAGGAGGAGGAGCTGAGGAAGCTGTCAGAGATGGAGGAGGCTGAGAGACTGGAGTACCTGCGCAGAcagcaggaagaggaggaggagaggaggaaagctgctgaggagaggaggaggagggaggagGAAGCAGCCATGCATGCTGAAGAACAGGCCAGACTGCAGGCTGAACTGTTTGTCAG GCAGAGGGCAGCACTGGAGCAGCACTTAAAGTTTCAGAGGGGTCTTTTTGTGGAGGCTGAAGGCCTGGAGCAGACACAGGATATATCTCGGCCCTGGATTTTCTCCTATTTCGCCCTGTTGAAGCTGCTGGGCTTGGATGACGCTGCATCTGAGGACACACTCAAAGATGTGCTGTAA
- the LOC128019644 gene encoding inner centromere protein-like isoform X1, protein MDLGHVMWSDDLEKGDQHPPLGPLPPLVGRRGPGKQSSMAVYRQNLHDPEDTTETQTGITRGCLPLELREWQGGQAVGTLIMGPDGEIIRLSLWDPAVDTEDHPIMGDVTQGHVLKVVTSEGDLKQPWTAFTQGHDTDEGLFAEEDTTSNTEETTSNTERLDSSHEKFKVNKTAEKMNAKKRQHPLGSHNKTVRKRQVFKISSHEETNAEEKEEQLEDEEEEEEEEEQEEVDEEEEDEDENEENGSDNKPVNKARVFKVKAHAHQNNAEDDFSSDRQRIQKERVIKLRLHAEQTKAKRKKIHLGADNQIIQDEQVYKVRSRAKQTNAKKDDCLGADSEIIQEEKVFKVRSRAKQTNAKRKDDCLGADSEIMHETQTFKERSHAKRTKAKRKEDCFGSDSEIIQDEQIYLPEERLEEMSSSTTPQLNKTGEEATKRNRKVKATTLQPETKVTRGSRKSKGAAPAISPKSTHLSPRAHSPDSLSPEGQAEIPTGLPTEAEKGHSENTVGREYAEHMLVEEVKKNKKSNKHTGKSKGKSVQIHEDIETRNTSVLDDPTPTSKKNKKKTGKEKKEETKEETEEPTKKAQNLTVKVKKKKGQPAFVVGKPRPQDVERMAYPVDEPERLMTHEREVTTHDSEDELQNTENTPEHTYTDSEDDRDADTDPESTDTHEAHQVSPRSVYSTHRSQHSLISARSDASIHRLSQSSVRTPSMGMASHCGPCSPAPLSLICLPPQSATPPASDPTGSEPGNHVKSNEVPPNQTDKKAAALAEKAERRRLEVEKKRKEREEEKKRQQEKEVTEERMRLELEEEQRKRAEEARLQKIREEDERQRRQEEEMERQRRERAEKDRERRQQEEKRRLLERLQRERQEEEKRQAAQLERRRLEEEARKEEELRKLSEMEEAERLEYLRRQQEEEEERRKAAEERRRREEEAAMHAEEQARLQAELFVRQRAALEQHLKFQRGLFVEAEGLEQTQDISRPWIFSYFALLKLLGLDDAASEDTLKDVL, encoded by the exons AATGGCAGGGAGGCCAAGCGGTGGGCACCCTAATAATGGGTCCTGATGGTGAAATCATACGCTTGTCTCTCTGGGATCCCGCAGTTGACACTGAGGACCACCCAATAATGGGTGATGTCACACAAGGTCACG TTCTTAAGGTTGTGACTTCTGAGGGAGATCTGAAACAGCCTTGGACAGCCTTTACACAGGGCCACGACACAGATGAAG GTCTGTTTGCAGAAGAAGACACCACAAGTAATACTGAAGAAACTACTTCAAACACAGAACGGCTTGACTCTAGTCATGAG AAGTTTAAGGTCAATAAAACTGCAGAGAAAATGAACGCCAAGAAGAGGCAGCATCCATTAGGTTCCCACAATAAAACAGTTCGGAAGAGGCAG GTGTTTAAGATCAGCTCTCATGAAGAAACTAATGCAGAGGAGAAGGAGGAACAGttggaggatgaggaagaggaggaggaagaggaagagcaggaggaggtggatgaggaagaggaggatgaggatgagaaCGAAGAAAATGGCTCTGACAATAAACCTGTTAATAAAGCACGG GTGTTTAAGGTGAAAGCTCATGCACATCAGAACAATGCAGAGGACGATTTCAGCTCGGACCGTCAGAGAAtacagaaagaaaga GTGATTAAGCTCAGGTTACATGCAGAGCAGACTAAAGCCAAGAGGAAGAAAATTCATTTAGGTGCTGACAATCAAATAATCCAGGATGAACAG GTTTATAAGGTCAGATCTCGTGCAAAGCAGACTAATGCCAAGAAGGATGATTGTTTAGGCGCTGACAGTGAAATCATCCAGGAGGAAAAG GTGTTTAAGGTCAGATCGCGTGCAAAGCAGACTAATGCCAAGAGGAAGGATGACTGCTTGGGTGCTGACAGTGAAATAATGCATGAGACACAG ACATTTAAGGAGAGATCCCATGCAAAGCGGACTAAAGCCAAGAGGAAGGAGGATTGCTTCGGCTCTGACAGTGAAATAATTCAGGATGAACAG ATCTATTTACCTGAGGAGAGATTAGAGGAAATGAGCAGCTCAACGACTCCCCAGCTCAACAAAACCG GGGAGGAGGCCACTAAAAGAAACCGTAAAGTAAAGGCAACAACTTTACAGCCGGAAACAAAGGTGACACGGGGGTCAAGGAAGTCCAAAGGTGCTGCGCCTGCTATCAGCCCTAAATCAACACATCTCTCTCCCAGAGCACATTCACCGGACTCGTTGTCTCCTGAAGGGCAGGCAGAAATCCCGACAGGATTACCAACGGAGGCAGA AAAAGGTCATTCTGAAAACACAGTTGGAAGAGAATACGCAGAACATATGCTGGTGGAGGaagtgaagaaaaataaaaagtctaataAGCACACAGGCAAATCGAAAGGGAAAAGTGTTCAAATTCATGAAGACATTGAAACCCGGAATACCAGTGTTCTTGATGATCCCACTCCTACTTCAAAGAAA aataaaaagaaaacaggaaaagagaaaaaagaagagactAAAGAGGAAACGGAAGAGCCTACAAAAAAAGCCCAGAATTTGACagttaaagttaaaaagaaaaagggTCAACCAGCATTTGTTGTAG GAAAACCTCGGCCACAGGATGTTGAACGGATGGCATATCCAGTGGATGAGCCCGAGAGACTGATGACCCACGAGAGAGAGGTGACGACTCACGACTCAGAGGATGAACTACAAAACACTGAGAACACTCCAGAACACACCTACACTGACTCTGAAGATGACAGGGACGCTGATACAGACCCAGAGAGTACAGACACACATGAAGCACACCAAGTCTCTCCCAGATCAGTTTACAGCACTCACAGATCCCAGCACTCACTCATTTCAGCTCGTTCAGATGCCAGCATTCACAGACTCTCACAGAGCTCCGTCAGAACCCCCTCAATGGGCATGGCGTCCCACTGCGGCCCGTGCAGCCCAGCACCCCTGTCTCTCATCTGCCTGCCTCCTCAGTCAGCAACACCTCCTGCCTCAGACCCTACTGGATCTGAGCCAGGCAATCAT GTTAAAAGCAACGAGGTTCCACCTAACCAAACCGACAAAAAAGCTGCAGCACTGGCTGAAAAGGCAGAGCGCCGTCGTCTGGAGGTGGAGAAGAAACGgaaggagagagaggaggaaaagaAGAGACAGCAAGAAAAGGAGGTGACAGAAGAGAGGATGAGGCTGGAACTGGAAGAAGAACAAAGGAAACGAGCAGAGGAAGCGAG GTTACAGAAGATCAGAGAAGAAGATGAGAGACAAAGAAGACAGGAGGAAGagatggagagacagaggagagagCGGGCAGAGAAGGACAGAGAAAGAAGACAACAGGAGGAGAAGAGGAGGCTGCTGGAACGGCTCCAGAGAGAAAGACAGGAAGAGGAGAAACGGCAGGCTG CTCAGCTGGAACGTCGGCGTTTGGAAGAGGAAGCTCGCAAGGAGGAGGAGCTGAGGAAGCTGTCAGAGATGGAGGAGGCTGAGAGACTGGAGTACCTGCGCAGAcagcaggaagaggaggaggagaggaggaaagctgctgaggagaggaggaggagggaggagGAAGCAGCCATGCATGCTGAAGAACAGGCCAGACTGCAGGCTGAACTGTTTGTCAG GCAGAGGGCAGCACTGGAGCAGCACTTAAAGTTTCAGAGGGGTCTTTTTGTGGAGGCTGAAGGCCTGGAGCAGACACAGGATATATCTCGGCCCTGGATTTTCTCCTATTTCGCCCTGTTGAAGCTGCTGGGCTTGGATGACGCTGCATCTGAGGACACACTCAAAGATGTGCTGTAA